The Sphingomonas japonica sequence CAGGTCGCGCTCGGCTTCGTCGTAGCGTTCGGCAAAGTCGCTTGGAAAGGCGACATGCTTGCGCCAGATGCCGAACGCCATCGGCCCTGCCGCGGCGTCGCTCTCGACCACCGCGACGCGGCCGCCGGCAACCCGGTAGCTGCCCTGCGCCTGCGCCCGGATGCGGCGGCAGAAGCGAATGTACGACACCAGGTGCCAGCCGACAAAGCCAAGCGCGCCGATCACCCACAGGCCGATCACGATCGCGGGGACGTCGCTCATCCCCCATCCTTGCGGCACTGCCGGAATCGTTGCGACCGGCACGCCCAGCGAGATCGTGCCGGGCGGAATGGCGGCGCCGATGGGCGCGATCTCGGTCAGCCGCACCGTTTCGGGCAGCGGCGGAAGCAGCATGCGCAGCGCGGGAATCGCCCATAGCGCATAGGCCATTGCCGGTCCGAACGCCCGCCGCACCGGCGCGCGCAGCGCCAGCACCACCAGCATCAGCACGCTCGACGCGACCAGCGTCTCGACTGCCCAGCCGATCATTGCTTGAGGTCCTTGAGCAGCGCCTCAATCTCGGCGATGTCCTCGCCGGTCAGCGCGTCGCGCTCGGCGAGATGTGCGACCAGCGGCGTCAGCTTGCCGCCGAACAGCCGGTCGATCAGGCGCTGGGATTCGCCGACGACATATTCGCCGCGTTCGATCAGCGGGCGATACAGATAGCGGCGCCCATCGGCCTCGTGCGCTATGACGTTCTTGGCGAGCAGCCGCCCGATCAGCGTCTTGACGGTATTGGCGCTCCAATCGCGTTCGGCGGGGATGCGTTCGACCACGTCCTGGGCGGTGAGCGGGCTTTGCTCCCACAACACCTCCATCACGGCATGCTCGGCATCGCTGATACGTTCGGGCATCGACTCGCTCTCCTGGACTACGACTGTAGTCGCACTGATTACGAGTGTAGTCAATAGCGTTTCCCTGCGCCACGCAAGCTGCCATTTTCGTCGGAATATTTTACAGCCGTCGGTGCGTGGCCGCGACGCCGATAGAGAAAACGCACCTGTTCGCGCGTGTTCCGGAAAATGGCACGATCAGTGCATCGCTACGAATACCCCGAGCGCGTTGCGCTTCGTAGGGCGGGTTGCCAGCTAGCTTTCCGGTCTCGCGGCGACCCGCCCTCACCCGGCCACCACGTCCCCCACCGCCCGTTTGCGCCGGAACCAGCGTCCGCCGCGGCCGTCCCGGCGCGCCCGAGCATTGGCGATCGCCTGCGGATAGAGTTCCCCCAGCAGCCGGTCGAAGGTTTGCCTCCAGCCGAAGCGTTCGACGACCATCGCCCGCGCCGCGGCGCCGATTGCGGCGTGGTCGGCGCGCCACAGCCGTTCGACATTGGCAGCCATCGCCGCGGTGTCATCGACTGGTCCGAGCAGACCCAGGCCCGGCGGCACGCGGTCGGGCATCGCTCCGCTGGCGACACCGACCACCGGTAGCCCGCTCGCCTGCGCTTCGAGCACCGAGATTCCAAACGTCTCGTCAGCCATCGCCGACACGTACAGGTCGCTCGACGCCAGTGCCCGGGCGAGCTCGGCGCGATCATTCTCGAAGCCGGGAAACGCGATCGCCAGATTGTCGGCGCGCGCCTCCGCGACCAGCGGCTCGCGCAGCTTGCCGTCACCGATCAACACCATCGCGGCGCCCAGCTCGGGCGGCAGTGCCCGAAACATCGCCAGCAGACGATCGGCGCGCTTTTCGTGGTCGAGGCGCCCGGCATAGACCAGCAGCGGACCGTCGCCCGCGAGCCCCAGCTGCGCGCGATAGCCGGGATCGCGCCGCGTCGGCGAGAACAGTTCGGCATCGACGCCGAGCGGCAGCACCGCCGTCTGGTCGATCCCGCGCCGGGCCAGCGCCTCGCGCGCATCCTCGCCGAGCGTGTAGACGAGGTCGAACTCGCGATAGGTGATTTCGGCATAGCCGTAGCTCAGCCAGCGCAGCGCTCGCCCGGCGGTGGTGCCGAACAGGTCGCGCCCGACGCGATAGACATGCGCATTGGGAAAATCGGTGCGATAGCCCGCGACCAGCACGGTGTCGGGAAAGGCGCGGCGGTGCTGGATCGCGGTCCAGGGCAGCACCCACGGGCACAGCGATTCAATCACGTCGGGGCGATGTTGCTCGAGCAGGGCGCGAACCGCCCTGGTGCGCAGGATGAACCGGTAATTGGGGCTGCCGCGCACCGGGTCGGCACCAACCTCCGCAAAGATGTGTCGCCCTTTGACCGTCACCTTGTCGTACGGGCCGGGCACGATCTGGAGCAGGCTATGCGGCGTATGCGCCAGCACATGGTCGCGCTTCTCGCGCAGATAGGTGCTGATGCCGCCGCCGCCATGCGGAGAATAGCTCTGCGTCAGATCGCAGAGCAGCTTCGGGGCCATGTCGCGTACGGCGAACCCATCGTCCGCCGCGGCACTCGATCGCAGCAACATCGCCAAACCTCTCGAACGCAGCGCGCGATCAGGCGGCAGCGACGCCCTTTTCCGACATCAAGGTGCCGAGCTCACCGCTTTCGTACATCTCCATCATGATGTCCGATCCGCCGACGAATTCGCCCTTTACGTAAAGCTGCGGGATGGTGGGCCAGTCGGAGAATGCCTTGATCCCCTGGCGCACCTCTTGATCCTGAAGCACGTCGACGCTTTCGAACGCGACACCGAGATGGTTGAGGATGGCGATCGCGCGGCTCGAAAAGCCGCATTGTGGAAACAGCGGGCTGCCCTTCATGAACAGCAGCACATCGTTGCTGTCGACCAGTTGTTGAAGGCGGTGCTGGGTGTCGTCGGTCATCGTCTCTACTCCTGAACAGGCATTTCGGCAGCGGGGACGGCCGTAGTCAGTTGCAGCGCGTGCAGCACGCCGCCCATACGATCGCCCAATGCGGCATAGACCGCGCGCTGCTGCTGCAGGCGCGATAGCCCGCGAAACCCCTCGCTGGTCACGCGCGCGGCATAATGGTCGCCATCGCCGGCAAGATCGGTGATCTCGACCACCGCATCGGGAATCGCCTCGCGGATCAGCGCTTCGATTTGGTCGGCCGCCATTGCCATGGGATCAGCGTGCCTCGAGCATCTGGCGGCGCGCCTCGACCATTTGCTCGTCGAGCGCGCGGCGCACTTCGGCTTCGTCGGTATCGATGCCGGCAGCAGTCAGGTCGCCGACCAGCTTGCGGATCACGTCCTCGTCGCCGGCTTCCTCGAAATCGGCCTGGACGACCGCCTTGGCATAGGCATCGGTCTCTTCGGGTGTCAGCCCCATCCGCGCCGCAGCCCATCCCCCGAGCAAGCGATTGCGCCGCGCGATGACCCGGAACGCCATCTCCTCGTCGCGCGCATATTTCGCCTCGAACGCCTTCTCGCGATCGTCGAAACTGGTCATCGGCCCTGATCCCCTTGATATCCTGAGCGTCAGATAGGGCGCGGGCCGGAGCGGCGCAACGGGCGGGTCAGCCGCCGATGCGCACCACCAGCTTGCCGATCGCACCGCGTGCCGCCATCTTCGCGATCGCCGCGCCGCCCTGCTCCAGCGGGAAGGTCTCGGTGACGCGCGGCGCGATGCTGCCGTCCGCCCACAGCGCGAACAGCCGCTCGACATGCGCTGCGTTCGCCTTCGGGTCGCGCGCCGCGAACGCGCCCCAGAACACGCCGCATACGTCGCAGCTCTTGAGCAGCGTCAGGTTGAGCGGCAATCGGGGAATGCCCGCCGGGAACCCGACCACCAGATAGCGCCCCTCCCAGCCGATCGAGCGCAGCGCCGGTTCGGCATAGTCGCCGCCGACCGGATCGTAGATCACGTCATATCCATCCGCGCCGCCCGCCGCCTTGAACGCCTGTGCCAGCGCCTTGGACTGATCCTTGTCGAACGGTGCGCGGCCATAGACGATCGCCTCGTCCGCCCCCGCCTCGCGCACTGCGGCTGCCTTCTCCTCCGACGACACCGCGCCGACGACGCGTGCGCCCAGCGCCTTGCCGAGTTCGACTGCCGCCAGCCCGACCCCGCCCGCAGCGCCGAGCACCAGCAACGTCTCCCCGGCGGCGAGCCGTCCGCGATCGAGCAGCGCGTGGATGGTCGTGGCATAGGTCAGGAGCAGCGCCGATCCCTCCTCGAAACTGCGTCCTTCGGGCAGGCGGAACAGCCGCGCGGCCGGGATCGAAACCTTCTCGCTCATCCCGCCATGTCCGGTGGTGGCGAGGACGCGGTCGCCCGGTGCCCACCCGGTGACATCGGGCCCGACGCTCTCGATCACGCCGGCGATCTCGCTGCCCGGCGCGAACGGCCGGGGCGGTTTGAACTGATAGCGATCCTCGATGATCAGCACGTCGGGATAGTTGACCGAACAGGCGCGGATGGCGACGACGACCTCTCCCGAACCGGCGACGGGATCGGCCATATCGGCCAGTTCCAGTGTTTCAGGTCCGCCCGGCGCCCTCGACAGCAATGCCTTCATTCCGGCTCTCCCGCTTGAGCCACGGGCGATACAGGTCGGCCGCGGCTTCGAATTTCGAAATCGCGGTATCCTTTGCCAGCGTCAGGCCGACTTCGTCCAGTCCCTCGATCAGGCAGCGGCGGCGGAAGGGGTCGAGTTCGAAGCCGAACCGGTCCTGGAACGGCGTCGTCACGGTCATGCTGTCGAGATCGATGCTCACCGGATGCTCGCGCGCGACCGCGATCAGTCGGTCGATCGCATCTTGCGGCAGCACCACGGGGATGATCCCGTTCTTGATGGCGTTTCCAGAAAAAATGTCGGAAAAGCTCGGTGCGATCACGGCGCGCACGCCCATGTCGGCCAGTGCCCAGGCAGCATGCTCGCGGCTCGATCCGCAGCCGAAATTCTCCCCCGCGATCAGGATCGGCGCGCCTGCGTAGCGCGGATCGTCGAACAGGTTGCCGGGTTCGGCGCGGACCGTTTCGAATGCGCCGCGGCCAAGTCCGCTGCGCGTGATCGTCTTGAGCCAATGCGCCGGGATGACGATGTCGGTATCGACGTTCTTGGCGCCCCACGGATAGGCGCGACCATCGACGCGCGTGACCGGGCGCATCACTCAAGGCTTGCGGGGAAGGGGGGAAGCGCCGCCATGTCGCGTGGGTCATGCTGGATAACGACCCGCGCGCCCAGCGCGCGGGCAATCCCCTCGAACCGGTCGTGCGACGCGAGCGTGTCGGTGCGATCGACGTTGAACGTCGGCACGCCGCCGACCTCTCGATTTTCGCGGAAATGGAACTGGTCGCCCGAAATCAGCACCGGTCCTGCATCTGGCAGCCGCACCAGCAGCGCGCTGTGCCCGGGGGTGTGCCCAGGCATCGCCAGCATCACCGCGCTGCCGTCGCCGAAAATGTCCCTGTCACCCTCGACCGGCGTCACTGCGCCGCCGGCAAGCCAGGGCGCCAGCTGGTCGCGTTGCGGATCGCCGCGCTTGAAGCTACGCACGCGATCCCAGTCGGCCTTGCCGATCAACAGCTCCGCCTTGGGAAAATCGGCGGCGCCGCCGGTGTGGTCGGCATGATAATGGCTGATCCCGACATGGGTGACGTCGGCCGGGGCCAGTCCCAGCGCCGCCAGCCGCTCGGCGATGCGCGTCGTCAGCGTCATGCCGTCCTGCGGCTCGCGCTGGATCGCCGGGGAAAGCCCGGTATCCCACAGCAGCACCCCCTTGGAATGACGGATCAGGAAACATCCGGCGATCAGTTCGCGGCGCTCGCCAGCGAAGCGCATCGTATCCGAAAAGCGGCCGAGGTCGGGCTGCACCAGCGTTCCGCACTCGAACGCGGTCAGCGTCGGCCCGCTCGGCGCTTCGGCTTGCTGCGCACCGACAGGCGTCGCCGCCATCGCCAGCAGGGCCAGCATGTTCCGCAGACGCTTCATCGATGCGCTTCCCTGTAGCTTGATATTCGGCCGGTTACCCGGCGGCGGGCGCTGGCGGCGCTGCGACCGCTGCGCTCCCCGCCTTGGTCGTTCCCGCATAGGCAGCGGCCAACCCGGCCAGAACGGTTCCCACCATCAACATCATCATAGCACGCTTCATACCAACCAACCCCCAATCAGCCCGCGCCCATCAGGTCCCTGACGTCGGTGAGCCGTCCCGTCACCGCAGCGGCTGCAGCCATCGCCGGTGACACCAGATGCGTCCGCGCACCCGGGCCCTGCCTCCCTACGAAATTTCGATTCGAAGTGGAAGCGCAGCGTTCGCCGGGCGGCACCTTGTCCGGATTCATCGCCAGACACATCGAACAGCCCGGTTCGCGCCATTCGAAGCCAGCCTCGACAAAGACGCGGTCGAGCCCCTCCGCTTCGGCCTGGCGCTTGACCAGCCCCGACCCCGGCACGATCAGCGCCTGGCGGATGCCGCCCGCGACATGGCGTCCGCGCACCACCGCCGCCGCGGCGCGCAGATCCTCGATCCGGCTGTTGGTGCACGATCCGATGAAGATGTGCTCGACGGCGATGTCCTGCATCCGCATGCCCGGGACGAGGCCCATATAGGCAAGCGACTTGCGCGCCGCGGCCTGTTTCGATGGATCGGCGAACTGGTCGGGATCGGGAACCGATCCCGTGATGGCGACCACATCCTCGGGGCTGGTGCCCCAGGTCAGCGACGGCGCGATATCGGTCGCGTCGAGCCGGACCGTCCGGTCGTACGTCGCGCCGGGATCGCTCGGCAGCGTGCGCCAATAGTCGACCGCGCGCCGCCAATCCGCGCCGCCGGGCGCCATCGGCCGTCCTTCGAGATAAGCAAAGGTCGTCTCGTCCGGCGCGATCAGCCCGGCACGGGCACCGCCCTCAATCGACATGTTCGATACGGTCAGCCGCCCTTCGATCGACAGCGCCCGGATCACCTCGCCGGTATATTCGACGACATGCCCGGTCCCGCCCGCCGCGCCGATGCGGCCGATGATCGCCAGGATCACGTCCTTGGCCGACACGCCGAAGCCCAAGGTGCCGTCGACGCGAATCTCCATCGTCCTGCTTTGCTGGAGCAGCAGTGTCTGCGTCGCCAGCACATGCTCGACTTCGCTGGTGCCGATCCCGAATGCGAGCGCACCGAGCGCGCCGTGCGCCGAAGTATGGCTGTCGCCGCATACCAAGGTGGTGCCGGGCAGGGTGAAGCCCTGTTCGGGGCCGACGACATGGACGATGCCCTGGTCGATCGACGTGGCGCCGATATAGTCGATGCCGAATTCGCGCGTGTTGCGCTCGAGCGCGTCGAGCTGCGCCGCGCTTTGCGGGTCGGCGATCGGCAGCATATGCCCCGCCGCGTCGCGCCGCGGCGTGGTCGGCAGATTATGGTCGGGCACCGCCAGGGTAAGGTCGGGGCGCCGCACCCGCCGCCCGGCGACGCGCAGCCCCTCGAACGCTTGCGGGCTGGTGACTTCGTGGACGAGATGGCGGTCGATATAAATCAGGCACGTGCCGTCGTCGCGCCGCTCGACGACGTGCGATGCCCAGATTTTTTCGTAAAGCGTAAGCGGTCGCGATGCCATGCGCCGCGCTTAGCGCCGCGGGTCGCGTGTAACAATAGTGTGCAAAGCGGCAAGCAACGCGCAGCATTCGATATGGCCGGACTGCGCGACATTGCCTCGGCTCCATTGCCGGCGTTTGCCGGGCCCCAAACGCAACCGTCGCAAAACACGGGTGTTGGCCGGTTGCCAGCGCTGGCAGCCTATGCTCTATCCCTGCCGAGGAGTCCGAGATGGCCGTGCTGCAGAATCATCCAGACCGTCTGTTTCCCGCGGACGCCGATACAAGGGCGATCGCGCGGCGGCTGTATGCACAGGTCGGTGCTCTGCCGATCGTAAGCCCCCACGGACATACTGATCCGGCGTGGTTCGCGACCGACGCCGCCTGGTCGAACGCCACCGAGTTGCTGCTCTCGCCCGATCACTATCTGTACCGGATGCTCTACAGTCAGGGTATCGCGCTCGATGATCTGGGCGTTCCGCATCGCGGCGGTATGCCGGCGACCGACCCGCGTGCGGCGTGGCATGTCTTCGCCGCGAACCAGCATCTGTTTCGCGGGACGCCGTCGCGGCTGTGGCTCGATCACGTCTTTGCGGAAGTCTTCGGGTTTGACGTGGCGCTCGACCGCGACACCGCCGATTTCTACTTCGACGCGATCGGCGAAGCGCTGGCGACCCCGGCATTCCGGCCGCGCGCCTTGTATGAACGGTTCGGCATCGAACTGCTCGCGACGACCGAGGGCGCCGACGATCCGCTGGCGCACCATGCGGCGATCCGCCGCTCGGGCTGGGGCGGGCGCGTCGTCACGACCTATCGCCCCGATGCGGTGATCGACGTCGAGCATGAAGGGTTCGCCGCAGCCCTTGCCCGGTTCGCCGACCTTACCCGAGAAGACGTGCAGTCGTGGCAAGGCTATCTCGCCGCGCATCGCGCGCGCCGGGCCGATTTCCGGGCCGCGGGTGCGACGGCGACCGACCACGGCCATGCCACCGCACAGACCGCGAACCTGACATCTGCCGAAGCCGAGGCGCTGTTCGCCAGGATCGTCGGCGGTCGCTGGGATGCGGCCGATGCGGAACTTTTCCGCGCGCAGATGCTCACCGAAATGGCCAGGATGTCGGTCGACGACGGGATGGTGATGCAGATCCATCCGGGATCGCGGCGCAATCACAATGCCGGACTGTTTGCCAGCCATGGCCGCGACAAAGGGGCCGACATCCCGGTGCGCACCGATTACGTCAATGCCTTAAAGCCGATGCTCGATGTCGTCGGCAACCAATGCGATCTTTCCATCATCCTCTTCACGCTCGACGAATCGACCTACACGCGCGAGCTGGCGCCGCTGGCCGGGCATTATCCCTGCCTCAAGCTGGGTCCGGCATGGTGGTTCCACGACAGCCCTGAGGGCATGCGCCGCTACCGGGAAATGACCACCGAAACCGCGGGCTTCTACAACACCGTCGGGTTCAACGACGACACCCGTGCGTTCCTGTCGATTCCGGCGCGGCACGACATGGCGCGCCGCATCGATTGCGGCTTTCTCGCGCGGCTGGTCGCGGAACATCGGCTCGACGAGGATGCCGCGGTCGAGGTCGCGCACGACCTTACCTATCGCCTGGTCAAGCGCGCATACCGCATCGACGCCGCCGCGCCGGTTGCGTCTACCGCCAGCGCGGCATGAGCGGATTGCCGCGCCTGTCCGAAGCGACGCTCGATCGGCTTCCCGGCGCGGTCGCACGCCCCGACTATGATCGCGCGAAGACCGAGATCGGCGTCGTCCATTTCGGCCCGGGCGCGTTTCACCGCGCACATCAGGCGGCGGCGTTCGACGCGGTGCTCGCCGAGGATCCGCGCTGGGCGATCTCGGGCGTCAGCCTCGCATCGACCGGCATCGCCGACGCGCTGCGGCCGCAACAGGGTCTTTACACCCTGGCGACGCTCGACCGGCGCGCCGATCTGCGGGTGATCGGGTCGCTCAAGCAACTGCTCATCGCCGCCGACCGCGCGGCAATCCTGGATCGCATCGCCGCACGCTCGACGCGGCTGCTGACCGCGACGGTAACCGAAAAGGGCTATTGCCTGGCGAGCGACGGCACGCTCGACTGGGACCATCCGGCAATCGCGCGCGACCTGACGCACGATACCGCGCCGACGTCGCTGGTCGGCTGGATCGTCGCCGGGCTTGCCGAGCGCCGTCGGCGCGGGGGCGGGCCGCTGACCGTGCTGTCGTGCGACAATCTTGCCGCGAACGGTCGCAAGCTCGGCGCGGCGGTGCATGCGTTCGCGATGCGCAAGGACGCCGCCACCGCGCAGTGGATCACCGACATGGTCCGCTTTCCGTCGTCGATGGTCGATTCGATCACGCCGGCGACCGACGACGCCCTGCGCCACCGCGTCGCAGCGGCGATCGGGCAGGAGGACGCCTGGCCGGTGCAGCGCGAACGCTTCATGCAATGGGTGATCGAGGACGATTTTGCCGGGGAGCGGCCGCCGCTCGAGGCTGCAGGCGTGACCTTTGCAAACGATGTTCGCCCGTTCGAGGCGGCCAAGCTGCGCCTCGTCAATGGCGCGCACTCGTCGCTCGCTTATCTCGGGCTGCTGCTCGGCCATGCGACCGTGGCGGATGCGATGGCGGACCCGAGGCTGGCGGCGTTTGTCGAACGCCTGATGCGCGAAGATATCGCGCCGTCATTGGAGACCCCGGCCGGCCTGTCGCTGACCGATTATATCACCTCGATCCTGGCCCGGTTCGGCAATCCGGCGATCGAGCATCAGCTGTCGCAGATCGCCTGCGACGGTTCGCAAAAGCTGCCCTATCGCTTGCTCGATGCGGTGCGCGATGCGCGCGCGGCCGGTCGTCCGACCGCGCGCCTCGCCGTTCCGGTCGCCGCCTGGCTGCGCTTCGTCGAGCGCGCGGGGCGCGGCGACGGGCCACTGATCGATCCGCTGGCCCGGCGCCTGCTGGCGTGCGCCGCCGACCCGCTGGCGATCCTCGACCTGCCCGAGGTCTTCGGAACGCTGGTCGACGACCGCGTTTTCCGGGACGAGGTCGGCAGCGCCTTCGCAGCGTTGCGCGACGCGCCGACGGCCGCTGCGCTGCTGACCCGGCGCTGAGGCGGGTCACGTTTCGCGAGGAGCCGGACCGGTCGATTCGCGGATCTCGATGGCAAGATCGACCAGCCGGTCCGGCCTCGGGCCGCGCGCCGCATCCTCGATCATGTCGATCAGCAGGGTGGTCGCGTCGCTGGCCATCGTGCGCAGCGGACGATGGACGGTGGTGAGCGCTGGCGACACCATCCGCGCAAGGACGCTGCCGTCGAAGCCCGCCACCGACAGGTCCGCCGGCACGGCGATGCCCCGGCGGGTCGCCACCTTGAGAACGCCCGCGGCCATGATGTCGTTGCTGGCGAAGATGGCGGTAGGGCGCCGGTCGAGGGCAAGCAGCGTCTCCGCCGCCGCCACGCCGGAATCGAAGCCGTAATCGCCTTCGCGGACATACGCCGCCGTGAGATCGATGGCCGCCGCCTGCAACGCGGCGCGAAACCCCTGCTCGCGCTCGGTCGCCGAGTGGAACGCGCGCGGGCCGGTGATGATGGCGATGCGGCGATGGCCCAATGCGATGAAATGGTCGGCGATGGCGTGCGCCCCGCGCCGCTCGTCGGACACCAGCATCGCCGGATAGGACGGGATGCGCACCGCGGCGAGGCCGACCACCGGTACCTTCAGGTCCGCAAGCGCCCTGGGAATCGCCGGCTGTTCGGAAACCGGTGGCAGCACGACCAGTCCGTCGACGCGCGACCGGCGCACGAAGGTGAGGATTTCCGATACGACATCGGCGTCGTCATGCACGGCCGGATGGACCACGAGTTCATAGCCGCGCCCGACACAGGCATCGACGATGCCGCGCTGGACGGTATCGAGCACGAGCGCATTGGGGTCGTCGTGCACCATGCCGATCAGCGACGACCGCCCGACGGCAAGCGCGCGCGCCCGCAGGCTCGGGCTGAACCCCATCGCATCGATGACGCGCTGAACCTGCAGCCGCGTCTCGGCATTGACCTTGGGCGAGCGGTTGAGCACCCGGGACACCGTACGGATCGATACGTTCGCCGCCGCGGCGATGTCGTTGATCGTGACCCCGCCGGGATACGTGGACGAGGTGCGATCGGGTTCTTCGTCCACGGTCGCGGGTCCTCTGTTGCAAAGCGCCGCGACCGTCCTACGCATCGCTGCGGAAGAGGAAAAGCGGCCTTCCCGCGACCGGGTAGGATTTATCCGCCGCAGAACAGCGGGGCGAGAGGGCGCCCCGGGCCCGGTCGCCGCGACGCCGATTGGATTCAGGAGA is a genomic window containing:
- the leuD gene encoding 3-isopropylmalate dehydratase small subunit — protein: MRPVTRVDGRAYPWGAKNVDTDIVIPAHWLKTITRSGLGRGAFETVRAEPGNLFDDPRYAGAPILIAGENFGCGSSREHAAWALADMGVRAVIAPSFSDIFSGNAIKNGIIPVVLPQDAIDRLIAVAREHPVSIDLDSMTVTTPFQDRFGFELDPFRRRCLIEGLDEVGLTLAKDTAISKFEAAADLYRPWLKRESRNEGIAVEGAGRT
- a CDS encoding BolA/IbaG family iron-sulfur metabolism protein, producing the protein MAMAADQIEALIREAIPDAVVEITDLAGDGDHYAARVTSEGFRGLSRLQQQRAVYAALGDRMGGVLHALQLTTAVPAAEMPVQE
- a CDS encoding mannitol dehydrogenase family protein, with product MSGLPRLSEATLDRLPGAVARPDYDRAKTEIGVVHFGPGAFHRAHQAAAFDAVLAEDPRWAISGVSLASTGIADALRPQQGLYTLATLDRRADLRVIGSLKQLLIAADRAAILDRIAARSTRLLTATVTEKGYCLASDGTLDWDHPAIARDLTHDTAPTSLVGWIVAGLAERRRRGGGPLTVLSCDNLAANGRKLGAAVHAFAMRKDAATAQWITDMVRFPSSMVDSITPATDDALRHRVAAAIGQEDAWPVQRERFMQWVIEDDFAGERPPLEAAGVTFANDVRPFEAAKLRLVNGAHSSLAYLGLLLGHATVADAMADPRLAAFVERLMREDIAPSLETPAGLSLTDYITSILARFGNPAIEHQLSQIACDGSQKLPYRLLDAVRDARAAGRPTARLAVPVAAWLRFVERAGRGDGPLIDPLARRLLACAADPLAILDLPEVFGTLVDDRVFRDEVGSAFAALRDAPTAAALLTRR
- the leuC gene encoding 3-isopropylmalate dehydratase large subunit, whose translation is MASRPLTLYEKIWASHVVERRDDGTCLIYIDRHLVHEVTSPQAFEGLRVAGRRVRRPDLTLAVPDHNLPTTPRRDAAGHMLPIADPQSAAQLDALERNTREFGIDYIGATSIDQGIVHVVGPEQGFTLPGTTLVCGDSHTSAHGALGALAFGIGTSEVEHVLATQTLLLQQSRTMEIRVDGTLGFGVSAKDVILAIIGRIGAAGGTGHVVEYTGEVIRALSIEGRLTVSNMSIEGGARAGLIAPDETTFAYLEGRPMAPGGADWRRAVDYWRTLPSDPGATYDRTVRLDATDIAPSLTWGTSPEDVVAITGSVPDPDQFADPSKQAAARKSLAYMGLVPGMRMQDIAVEHIFIGSCTNSRIEDLRAAAAVVRGRHVAGGIRQALIVPGSGLVKRQAEAEGLDRVFVEAGFEWREPGCSMCLAMNPDKVPPGERCASTSNRNFVGRQGPGARTHLVSPAMAAAAAVTGRLTDVRDLMGAG
- a CDS encoding DUF1476 domain-containing protein, yielding MTSFDDREKAFEAKYARDEEMAFRVIARRNRLLGGWAAARMGLTPEETDAYAKAVVQADFEEAGDEDVIRKLVGDLTAAGIDTDEAEVRRALDEQMVEARRQMLEAR
- a CDS encoding BlaI/MecI/CopY family transcriptional regulator; translated protein: MPERISDAEHAVMEVLWEQSPLTAQDVVERIPAERDWSANTVKTLIGRLLAKNVIAHEADGRRYLYRPLIERGEYVVGESQRLIDRLFGGKLTPLVAHLAERDALTGEDIAEIEALLKDLKQ
- the grxD gene encoding Grx4 family monothiol glutaredoxin; this encodes MTDDTQHRLQQLVDSNDVLLFMKGSPLFPQCGFSSRAIAILNHLGVAFESVDVLQDQEVRQGIKAFSDWPTIPQLYVKGEFVGGSDIMMEMYESGELGTLMSEKGVAAA
- a CDS encoding glycosyltransferase is translated as MLLRSSAAADDGFAVRDMAPKLLCDLTQSYSPHGGGGISTYLREKRDHVLAHTPHSLLQIVPGPYDKVTVKGRHIFAEVGADPVRGSPNYRFILRTRAVRALLEQHRPDVIESLCPWVLPWTAIQHRRAFPDTVLVAGYRTDFPNAHVYRVGRDLFGTTAGRALRWLSYGYAEITYREFDLVYTLGEDAREALARRGIDQTAVLPLGVDAELFSPTRRDPGYRAQLGLAGDGPLLVYAGRLDHEKRADRLLAMFRALPPELGAAMVLIGDGKLREPLVAEARADNLAIAFPGFENDRAELARALASSDLYVSAMADETFGISVLEAQASGLPVVGVASGAMPDRVPPGLGLLGPVDDTAAMAANVERLWRADHAAIGAAARAMVVERFGWRQTFDRLLGELYPQAIANARARRDGRGGRWFRRKRAVGDVVAG
- a CDS encoding N-acyl homoserine lactonase family protein gives rise to the protein MKRLRNMLALLAMAATPVGAQQAEAPSGPTLTAFECGTLVQPDLGRFSDTMRFAGERRELIAGCFLIRHSKGVLLWDTGLSPAIQREPQDGMTLTTRIAERLAALGLAPADVTHVGISHYHADHTGGAADFPKAELLIGKADWDRVRSFKRGDPQRDQLAPWLAGGAVTPVEGDRDIFGDGSAVMLAMPGHTPGHSALLVRLPDAGPVLISGDQFHFRENREVGGVPTFNVDRTDTLASHDRFEGIARALGARVVIQHDPRDMAALPPFPASLE
- the uxaC gene encoding glucuronate isomerase, with amino-acid sequence MAVLQNHPDRLFPADADTRAIARRLYAQVGALPIVSPHGHTDPAWFATDAAWSNATELLLSPDHYLYRMLYSQGIALDDLGVPHRGGMPATDPRAAWHVFAANQHLFRGTPSRLWLDHVFAEVFGFDVALDRDTADFYFDAIGEALATPAFRPRALYERFGIELLATTEGADDPLAHHAAIRRSGWGGRVVTTYRPDAVIDVEHEGFAAALARFADLTREDVQSWQGYLAAHRARRADFRAAGATATDHGHATAQTANLTSAEAEALFARIVGGRWDAADAELFRAQMLTEMARMSVDDGMVMQIHPGSRRNHNAGLFASHGRDKGADIPVRTDYVNALKPMLDVVGNQCDLSIILFTLDESTYTRELAPLAGHYPCLKLGPAWWFHDSPEGMRRYREMTTETAGFYNTVGFNDDTRAFLSIPARHDMARRIDCGFLARLVAEHRLDEDAAVEVAHDLTYRLVKRAYRIDAAAPVASTASAA
- a CDS encoding NADPH:quinone oxidoreductase family protein; translated protein: MKALLSRAPGGPETLELADMADPVAGSGEVVVAIRACSVNYPDVLIIEDRYQFKPPRPFAPGSEIAGVIESVGPDVTGWAPGDRVLATTGHGGMSEKVSIPAARLFRLPEGRSFEEGSALLLTYATTIHALLDRGRLAAGETLLVLGAAGGVGLAAVELGKALGARVVGAVSSEEKAAAVREAGADEAIVYGRAPFDKDQSKALAQAFKAAGGADGYDVIYDPVGGDYAEPALRSIGWEGRYLVVGFPAGIPRLPLNLTLLKSCDVCGVFWGAFAARDPKANAAHVERLFALWADGSIAPRVTETFPLEQGGAAIAKMAARGAIGKLVVRIGG